Below is a genomic region from Aurantimonas sp. HBX-1.
CGCCTCGCCTTCCGGCGCATCCGCAACGGCTGCGGCGGGCCGCGTGTCGGCCGCTTCGCCAGTGGCGGCTTCCTGGACCGCCGGGGCGGCGGCCTCGGTCGAACCATTCTCCTCGCCGTCGCGGTTGCGACGCGGGCGACCGCGACGCCGCGGCTGCGGCGCCTGTTCGTCGGTCGCGGGAGATCCACCGGGAGAGGCTACGGTCGCCGCGGGCTCTTCGTCGCGGCGGGTGTTGGCCTCGCGGCGCGGCGCATGCTCGTCGCGCGGCGGCTGTCCGCCGCCGTTGCCGGCGTGCGCGGCTTCCTCGCGGTCGCGTCGGCCGTCGGCCTCGTGGCGCGGCGCGCGTTCGTCCCGCTGCCCGTCGCCGTTGCGCGGCGCGTCATGGGCGATGACGGGTTGCGGCCCGGTGCCCTGCGGCTGGAAGCGGTCGCGGCGCTCGCGGTTGCCATCGCGGTTGCCGTCACGATCGCGGTTGCCATCGCGGTTGCGGTTGCCGTCGCGCTCGCGGTTGCCGTCACGGTTGCCATCGCGGTCACGGTTGCCGTCCCGGTCGCGGCTGCTGTCGCGATTGCGGTTCTGCTCGCGGTCACGGTTGCCATTGCCGTCCCGATTGCCGTCGCGGTCGCGATTGGAATCGCGGTCGCGGAAACCGTCGCGGTCGGATTCGCGGGCGCCGTTGGAGGCCGGCCGCTCGTCGTTGCGAAACTCCTGGGAGTCCTGCGAATCGTCGTCGTCCTCGTCGCCGTCCCGCATGTCGCGGTCGTCGCGCTGCGGCTGGAACTGGCCCTGGGCGGCCGCGACGATGCGGTTGTAGTGCTCGGCGTGCTGCAGATAGTTCTCGGCCATCACCCGGTCGCCGGCGCCCGAGGCGTCGCGCGCCAGCATGCCGTACTTCTCGGCGATATGCTGGGCGTTGCCCCGGATCTTCACGTCCGGGCCGTTCGACTCGTAGCTGCGCGAAAGCGGGTTGGGACCTTTCCGGCCCCGACCGCGCATGCGGTTCTTCTGCTGTTGCTGCTGCTGTCCTGGCCTCATGCTCTTCCCGTCTTCTGGATGTGCCGGCCGCGCCGGTCTGGGCCCTTGCCTGCGAACGCGCCAAGCGCGTTCATGCTCATCGGCCGCGCAGCTGCACAGCCGCCTCAAAGAGTTTTAAGTGTTTGCGCCTGGCGACACCCAACGCCGGCACGGACGACCGATCGGTCATCTCGAGCATCCCGCGCCGCGTCACTGCGGCATCGTTCGGGATGTCCCCCTCGAATGCTCGGCTATACGCGGGACCCTAGAAGGGAAAACGTCCAGCCACAAGTGCTTTCTCGCCACTTCCAGAGGGGTTTGCACCGGTCACGCAGGCTCTTCTTGCAGTGCTTTACGGTTTAACCGCGACCTTCCGACCGGAAGCGCAGCACCCGTTCGGTTCCGCCGAGATCCATAGCCGACCTGACAAAGACGAGGCCGTTGGCGCGAAAGATCGCTTCCACCGCCGGTCGCTGGCCGATTCCGATCTCCACGATCGCCTCGCCGCCGCGACGCACCACCTGACCGGCGGACGCCGCCAGGGCGCGATAGGCGACAAGACCGTCCTCGCCCCCGTCGAGGGCCCGGATCGGATCGTGGTCGCGCACCTCGCGCGCCAGCAATGCAATGTCGTGGTGGGGAATATATGGGGGGTTGGAGACCAGAAGATCAAGTGGTCCGGCGAGCCCGGCGAGATAATCCATGCGGACCGCCAGCATGCGATGCGCCACGCCCGCCGCCGCTGCGTTCCGCCGCGCCGTCGCCAGCGCCGCTTCGCTGATGTCGGTGGCGACCGCCACTGCGGCCGGATGCAGGGCGAGCAGCGAGACCGCGATCGCCCCGCTGCCGGTGCCGATATCGGCGAAGACGCAGCGCCCGGTCATCGCGATCGAATCCGCCACCGCCGCCGAGGCCTCGTCGACGAGGATCTCGGTATCCGGCCGCGGCTCCAGCGTGTCGGGCGACAACAGGAATTCGTGCGCGTAGAAAGCCCGGCGGCCGAGGATGCGGTGCACCGGCTCCCCCGCCAGGCGGCGCTGCAGGAGCGCCTCGAAGCGGGCAGGCAGGTCGGGCGATTCCGGCAGCGCCGCATGCCGGTGCAGCGCGCTCGGCTCCATGCCGGCCGCCTCGGCCAGCAGCAGCCGGGCGTCGAGATCGGGGGTGTCCGCGCCGCCCTGTCGCAGGCGGGCGGCGCCCGTCCGGAGCAGATCCCCGGCGCGGGCCTTGCCGCCCTCAGGCATCGGCGCCGACGGCAGCCAGAAGCTGCGCCTGGTGGTCGGCGACCAGCGCCTCGACCAGCTCGTCCATCTCGCCCTCGATGACCCGGTCGAGCTTGTAGAGCGTCAGGTTGATCCGGTGGTCGGTGACGCGCCCCTGCGGGAAATTGTAGGTGCGGATGCGCTCCGAGCGGTCGCCGCTGCCGACCTGGCTCTTGCGCGCCGCCGAGCGCTCGTCGTCGGCGCGCTGGCGCTCCATGTCGAACAGCCGCGCCTTCAGCACCTGCATCGCCCGCGCGCGGTTCTGGTGCTGCGACTTCTCCGACGAGGTGACGACGATGCCGCTCGGGATATGGGTGATTCGCACGGCCGAATCGGTGGTGTTGACGTGCTGGCCGCCGGCGCCGGAGGCGCGCATCGTGTCGATGCGGATGTCCTCGGCGCGCACCTCGACGTCGATGTCCTCGGCCTCCGGCAGTACCGCGACGGTGGCGGCGGAGGTGTGGATCCGCCCGCCCGACTCGGTCTCCGGTACGCGCTGCACCCGGTGCACC
It encodes:
- a CDS encoding DUF4167 domain-containing protein, whose protein sequence is MRGRGRKGPNPLSRSYESNGPDVKIRGNAQHIAEKYGMLARDASGAGDRVMAENYLQHAEHYNRIVAAAQGQFQPQRDDRDMRDGDEDDDDSQDSQEFRNDERPASNGARESDRDGFRDRDSNRDRDGNRDGNGNRDREQNRNRDSSRDRDGNRDRDGNRDGNRERDGNRNRDGNRDRDGNRDGNRERRDRFQPQGTGPQPVIAHDAPRNGDGQRDERAPRHEADGRRDREEAAHAGNGGGQPPRDEHAPRREANTRRDEEPAATVASPGGSPATDEQAPQPRRRGRPRRNRDGEENGSTEAAAPAVQEAATGEAADTRPAAAVADAPEGEAPAKRRPGRPRKKKPEDGSGGASDGEGNELPSFLLASNG
- the prmC gene encoding peptide chain release factor N(5)-glutamine methyltransferase, whose amino-acid sequence is MPEGGKARAGDLLRTGAARLRQGGADTPDLDARLLLAEAAGMEPSALHRHAALPESPDLPARFEALLQRRLAGEPVHRILGRRAFYAHEFLLSPDTLEPRPDTEILVDEASAAVADSIAMTGRCVFADIGTGSGAIAVSLLALHPAAVAVATDISEAALATARRNAAAAGVAHRMLAVRMDYLAGLAGPLDLLVSNPPYIPHHDIALLAREVRDHDPIRALDGGEDGLVAYRALAASAGQVVRRGGEAIVEIGIGQRPAVEAIFRANGLVFVRSAMDLGGTERVLRFRSEGRG